In Gossypium arboreum isolate Shixiya-1 chromosome 5, ASM2569848v2, whole genome shotgun sequence, a single genomic region encodes these proteins:
- the LOC108453177 gene encoding AP3-complex subunit beta-A isoform X3, with the protein MFPQFGATAETLSKASTMVFRIGTDAHLYDDPDDVSIAPLLDSKFDSEKCEALKRLLALIAQGFDVSNYFPQVVKNVASQSLEVKKLVYLYLLHYAEKRPNEALLSINCFQKDLGDPNPLVRAWALRTMAGIRLHVIAPLVLVAVGKCARDPSVYVRKCAASALPKVHDLRLEEHTLAIEEIVGMLLNDRSPAVVGAAAAAFASVCPYNLSLVGRNYRKLCEILPDVEEWGQIVLIGILLRYVIARHGLVKESIMFSLQYTESSHSAKDGSDVDFGLVKESTDLSGTCDSEFLNTISRCYMEGPDEYLSRSSYANRESFELNGAQFTSGKSNDDVKILLYSTSPLLWSNNSAVVLAAAGVHWVMAPKEDVKRIIKPLLYLLRSSNASKYVVLRNIQVFAKAMPSLFAPYFEDFFIFSSESYQIKALKLEILSYIATDSSISSIFKEFQDYIRDPDRRFAADTVAAIGLCVQRLPKMAHICVDGLLSLTRQEFVTKDFGFEDQEAGILTQVIMSIKSIIKKDPPSHEKVIIQLVRSLDSVKVPAARAMIIWMVGEYSSLGEIIPRMLTTVLKYLAWGFPSEAPETKLQILNTVCKVLEGATGDDLWTFKKIFSYLIELAECDLNYDLRDRTRLLKKLPSCNLVSLGLEEGTNDLPGNDLLHIVAECILGRQTRKVKPKSFSYRYYLPGSLSQIVLHAAPGYEPLPKPCSLLLDDLNVAEGTSEMKRAADYSGTDDYGSSSDPSDEESASDYDSQRSVTESSGGDHGDDSEFTSEGNDNADPLIQISDIGNASENQNGVSQSSPANLGELMSNRALESWLDEQPGSSNPCLPKQSQVRISSARISVGDVGKQVKQKSYSLLDPASGNGLKVDYSFSSEISSISRLLVCIEVFFKNCSSEIISEITLVDEESNRAFDSADKTAVVNESPLTSSDDVPTLVPMESIVSLEPGQTTRRILQVRFHHHLLPLKLALYCDGKKLPIKLRPDIGYFVKPLPMDVEVFIDKESHLPGMFEYARRFLCITVALSLTTLWS; encoded by the exons ATGTTTCCACAGTTCGGAGCGACTGCGGAGACGTTGAGCAAGGCGTCGACGATGGTGTTCCGGATCGGAACCGATGCTCACCTCTACGACGATCCGGATGACGTCAGCATAGCTCCGCTTTTAGATAGCAAATTCGATTCGGAGAAGTGTGAGGCTCTCAAGCGACTCCTCGCTCTCATCGCTCAAGGCTTCGACGTCTCCAATTACTTCCCTCAG GTTGTTAAAAACGTGGCATCTCAATCTTTGGAAGTAAAGAAACTTGTTTATTTGTATCTACTGCATTATGCTGAAAA GCGTCCCAACGAAGCATTGTTGTCAATTAATTGTTTCCAGAAGGATTTGGGGGACCCTAATCCCTTGGTGAGAGCATGGGCACTTCGCACCATGGCTGGAATTCGTCTTCATGTTATTGCACCTCTTGTTCTGGTGGCTGTGGGCAAGTGTGCTAGAGATCCATCTGTCTATGTTAGAAAATGTGCAGCTAGTGCTCTTCCAAAAGTACATGATTTGCGCCTAGAGGAACATACCTTGGCAATTGAAGAG ATTGTTGGGATGTTGTTAAATGACCGCTCCCCTGCCGTAGTTGGTGCTGCTGCTGCTGCATTTGCTTCTGTTTGTCCATATAATTTATCTTTGGTCGGGAGGAATTATAGAAAGTTATGTGAGATTCTTCCTGATGTGGAAGAGTGGGGTCAGATAGTCTTGATTGGAATTCTTTTACGCTATGTTATTGCAAGGCATGGGCTAGTGAAAGAATCCATTATGTTTTCTCTGCAATATACTGAGAGCTCACATTCTGCAAAAGATGGTTCAGATGTTGACTTTGGACTAGTTAAGGAATCCACTGACTTGAGTGGGACATGTGATTCTGaatttttaaacacaatttcCAGGTGCTATATGGAGGGTCCGGATGAATATTTATCTAGGTCAAGTTATGCCAACAGGGAGTCCTTTGAATTAAATGGTGCACAATTTACATCTGgaaaaagtaatgatgatgtCAAGATCCTGCTTTATTCTACATCTCCCCTGTTATGGAGTAACAACAGTGCTGTGGTACTAGCAGCAGCTGGTGTACACTGGGTTATGGCACCAAAGGAGGATGTTAAGAGAATCATTAAACCACTCTTGTATTTGCTGAGATCCTCTAATGCCTCAAAATATGTG GTTCTACGCAACATTCAAGTGTTTGCTAAAGCAATGCCTTCTCTCTTTGCTCCATACTTTGAGGACTTCTTCATTTTCTCTTCTGAATCATATCAAATCAAAGCCTTGAAGCTTGAGATACTTTCTTACATTGCTACAGATTCATCCATTTCTTCTATTTTCAAAGAGTTTCAG GATTATATTAGAGATCCAGACAGGCGATTCGCTGCTGATACAGTTGCTGCAATTGGTCTATGTGTGCAACGGCTTCCAAAAATGGCACATATATGTGTAGATGGGCTGTTGTCTCTGACTAGACAGG AGTTCGTGACAAAAGATTTTGGGTTTGAAGATCAAGAAGCTGGTATTTTGACTCAGGTTATTATGTCTATAAAATCAATCATAAAGAAAGACCCACCAAGTCATGAGAAG GTTATAATTCAGTTGGTCCGCAGTTTGGATTCAGTCAAGGTGCCTGCAGCTCGTGCAATGATTATTTGGATGGTTGGAGAATATAGCTCTTTGGGTGAGATAATTCCTAGGATGTTAACCACGGTGCTGAAGTATCTTGCATGGGGTTTTCCTTCAGAAGCACCAGAAACAAAGCTTCAAATTCTTAACACAGTGTGTAAG GTTCTAGAAGGTGCAACAGGAGACGATCTGTGGACATTCAAGAAAATATTCAGCTATTTGATTGAATTGGCTGAATGTGATTTGAACTATGATCTTCGTGACCGAACTCGTTTATTGAAGAAACTTCCATCATGCAACTTAGTCTCTCTAGGACTGGAGGAAGGAACAAATGATCTTCCTGGAAACGACCTTCTGCATATAGTTGCTGAGTGCATATTAGGAAGACAAACAAGAAAAGTGAAACCTAAATCATTTAGTTACCGGTATTATCTGCCTGGGTCTCTCTCGCAGATAGTTCTTCATGCAGCTCCAGGGTATGAGCCTCTCCCAAAGCCTTGTAGTTTGCTCCTTGATGACCTCAATGTGGCTGAAGGAACGAGTGAAATGAAAAGGGCGGCCGATTACAGTGGGACAGATGATTATGGCTCATCATCAGATCCTTCAGATGAGGAAAGTGCTTCTGATTATGATTCTCAACGCTCAGTCACTGAATCTAGTGGCGGTGATCATGGCGATGACAGTGAATTTACTAGTGAAGGAAATGATAATGCAGATCCATTGATTCAGATTTCAGACATCGGCAATGCTTCTGAAAATCAGAATGGAGTTTCTCAGTCTTCTCCTGCTAATCTGGGGGAATTGATGTCGAATAGAGCTCTGGAGTCATGGTTGGACGAACAGCCTGGTTCATCGAACCCATGCCTGCCAAAACAAAGTCAAGTCCGAATATCATCAGCAAGAATATCTGTTGGGGATGTTGGAAAGCAGGTTAAACAAAAAAGTTATTCACTGTTAGACCCTGCTAGTGGAAATGGTTTGAAGGTGGATTATTCTTTTTCATCAGAAATATCAAGTATATCCCGTCTACTTGTATGCATAGAAGTTTTCTTTAAGAACTGTTCATCAGAGATTATATCAGAAATAACCTTGGTTGATGAGGAATCTAACAGAGCCTTCGATTCTGCTGACAAGACTGCTGTTGTAAATGAGAG CCCCTTGACATCCTCTGATGATGTGCCAACACTAGTTCCGATGGAGTCGATTGTTTCTTTAGAACCTGGTCAGACGACAAGAAGGATTCTTCAAGTTCGCTTTCATCACCATCTATTGCCTTTGAAGCTAGCTTTATATTGTGATGGGAAGAAGCTTCCAATTAAGTTGCGGCCTGATATTGGATATTTTGTAAAACCCTTACCAATGGATGTTGAAGTCTTCATCGATAAAGAATCTCATCTCCCAGGGATGTTTGAATATGCAAGGAG ATTCTTATGTATAACAGTTGCACTTTCACTGACCACATTGTGGAGCTAA
- the LOC108453177 gene encoding AP3-complex subunit beta-A isoform X2, translated as MVFRIGTDAHLYDDPDDVSIAPLLDSKFDSEKCEALKRLLALIAQGFDVSNYFPQVVKNVASQSLEVKKLVYLYLLHYAEKRPNEALLSINCFQKDLGDPNPLVRAWALRTMAGIRLHVIAPLVLVAVGKCARDPSVYVRKCAASALPKVHDLRLEEHTLAIEEIVGMLLNDRSPAVVGAAAAAFASVCPYNLSLVGRNYRKLCEILPDVEEWGQIVLIGILLRYVIARHGLVKESIMFSLQYTESSHSAKDGSDVDFGLVKESTDLSGTCDSEFLNTISRCYMEGPDEYLSRSSYANRESFELNGAQFTSGKSNDDVKILLYSTSPLLWSNNSAVVLAAAGVHWVMAPKEDVKRIIKPLLYLLRSSNASKYVVLRNIQVFAKAMPSLFAPYFEDFFIFSSESYQIKALKLEILSYIATDSSISSIFKEFQDYIRDPDRRFAADTVAAIGLCVQRLPKMAHICVDGLLSLTRQEFVTKDFGFEDQEAGILTQVIMSIKSIIKKDPPSHEKVIIQLVRSLDSVKVPAARAMIIWMVGEYSSLGEIIPRMLTTVLKYLAWGFPSEAPETKLQILNTVCKVLEGATGDDLWTFKKIFSYLIELAECDLNYDLRDRTRLLKKLPSCNLVSLGLEEGTNDLPGNDLLHIVAECILGRQTRKVKPKSFSYRYYLPGSLSQIVLHAAPGYEPLPKPCSLLLDDLNVAEGTSEMKRAADYSGTDDYGSSSDPSDEESASDYDSQRSVTESSGGDHGDDSEFTSEGNDNADPLIQISDIGNASENQNGVSQSSPANLGELMSNRALESWLDEQPGSSNPCLPKQSQVRISSARISVGDVGKQVKQKSYSLLDPASGNGLKVDYSFSSEISSISRLLVCIEVFFKNCSSEIISEITLVDEESNRAFDSADKTAVVNESPLTSSDDVPTLVPMESIVSLEPGQTTRRILQVRFHHHLLPLKLALYCDGKKLPIKLRPDIGYFVKPLPMDVEVFIDKESHLPGMFEYARSCTFTDHIVELNEENGDSLLVKDKFLAICESLALKMLSNANLCLVSVDMPIAANLDDASGLRLRFSSEILSSSIPCLITIGVEGKCTDPLNLSIKVNCEETVFGLNLLNRIANFLVEPTLS; from the exons ATGGTGTTCCGGATCGGAACCGATGCTCACCTCTACGACGATCCGGATGACGTCAGCATAGCTCCGCTTTTAGATAGCAAATTCGATTCGGAGAAGTGTGAGGCTCTCAAGCGACTCCTCGCTCTCATCGCTCAAGGCTTCGACGTCTCCAATTACTTCCCTCAG GTTGTTAAAAACGTGGCATCTCAATCTTTGGAAGTAAAGAAACTTGTTTATTTGTATCTACTGCATTATGCTGAAAA GCGTCCCAACGAAGCATTGTTGTCAATTAATTGTTTCCAGAAGGATTTGGGGGACCCTAATCCCTTGGTGAGAGCATGGGCACTTCGCACCATGGCTGGAATTCGTCTTCATGTTATTGCACCTCTTGTTCTGGTGGCTGTGGGCAAGTGTGCTAGAGATCCATCTGTCTATGTTAGAAAATGTGCAGCTAGTGCTCTTCCAAAAGTACATGATTTGCGCCTAGAGGAACATACCTTGGCAATTGAAGAG ATTGTTGGGATGTTGTTAAATGACCGCTCCCCTGCCGTAGTTGGTGCTGCTGCTGCTGCATTTGCTTCTGTTTGTCCATATAATTTATCTTTGGTCGGGAGGAATTATAGAAAGTTATGTGAGATTCTTCCTGATGTGGAAGAGTGGGGTCAGATAGTCTTGATTGGAATTCTTTTACGCTATGTTATTGCAAGGCATGGGCTAGTGAAAGAATCCATTATGTTTTCTCTGCAATATACTGAGAGCTCACATTCTGCAAAAGATGGTTCAGATGTTGACTTTGGACTAGTTAAGGAATCCACTGACTTGAGTGGGACATGTGATTCTGaatttttaaacacaatttcCAGGTGCTATATGGAGGGTCCGGATGAATATTTATCTAGGTCAAGTTATGCCAACAGGGAGTCCTTTGAATTAAATGGTGCACAATTTACATCTGgaaaaagtaatgatgatgtCAAGATCCTGCTTTATTCTACATCTCCCCTGTTATGGAGTAACAACAGTGCTGTGGTACTAGCAGCAGCTGGTGTACACTGGGTTATGGCACCAAAGGAGGATGTTAAGAGAATCATTAAACCACTCTTGTATTTGCTGAGATCCTCTAATGCCTCAAAATATGTG GTTCTACGCAACATTCAAGTGTTTGCTAAAGCAATGCCTTCTCTCTTTGCTCCATACTTTGAGGACTTCTTCATTTTCTCTTCTGAATCATATCAAATCAAAGCCTTGAAGCTTGAGATACTTTCTTACATTGCTACAGATTCATCCATTTCTTCTATTTTCAAAGAGTTTCAG GATTATATTAGAGATCCAGACAGGCGATTCGCTGCTGATACAGTTGCTGCAATTGGTCTATGTGTGCAACGGCTTCCAAAAATGGCACATATATGTGTAGATGGGCTGTTGTCTCTGACTAGACAGG AGTTCGTGACAAAAGATTTTGGGTTTGAAGATCAAGAAGCTGGTATTTTGACTCAGGTTATTATGTCTATAAAATCAATCATAAAGAAAGACCCACCAAGTCATGAGAAG GTTATAATTCAGTTGGTCCGCAGTTTGGATTCAGTCAAGGTGCCTGCAGCTCGTGCAATGATTATTTGGATGGTTGGAGAATATAGCTCTTTGGGTGAGATAATTCCTAGGATGTTAACCACGGTGCTGAAGTATCTTGCATGGGGTTTTCCTTCAGAAGCACCAGAAACAAAGCTTCAAATTCTTAACACAGTGTGTAAG GTTCTAGAAGGTGCAACAGGAGACGATCTGTGGACATTCAAGAAAATATTCAGCTATTTGATTGAATTGGCTGAATGTGATTTGAACTATGATCTTCGTGACCGAACTCGTTTATTGAAGAAACTTCCATCATGCAACTTAGTCTCTCTAGGACTGGAGGAAGGAACAAATGATCTTCCTGGAAACGACCTTCTGCATATAGTTGCTGAGTGCATATTAGGAAGACAAACAAGAAAAGTGAAACCTAAATCATTTAGTTACCGGTATTATCTGCCTGGGTCTCTCTCGCAGATAGTTCTTCATGCAGCTCCAGGGTATGAGCCTCTCCCAAAGCCTTGTAGTTTGCTCCTTGATGACCTCAATGTGGCTGAAGGAACGAGTGAAATGAAAAGGGCGGCCGATTACAGTGGGACAGATGATTATGGCTCATCATCAGATCCTTCAGATGAGGAAAGTGCTTCTGATTATGATTCTCAACGCTCAGTCACTGAATCTAGTGGCGGTGATCATGGCGATGACAGTGAATTTACTAGTGAAGGAAATGATAATGCAGATCCATTGATTCAGATTTCAGACATCGGCAATGCTTCTGAAAATCAGAATGGAGTTTCTCAGTCTTCTCCTGCTAATCTGGGGGAATTGATGTCGAATAGAGCTCTGGAGTCATGGTTGGACGAACAGCCTGGTTCATCGAACCCATGCCTGCCAAAACAAAGTCAAGTCCGAATATCATCAGCAAGAATATCTGTTGGGGATGTTGGAAAGCAGGTTAAACAAAAAAGTTATTCACTGTTAGACCCTGCTAGTGGAAATGGTTTGAAGGTGGATTATTCTTTTTCATCAGAAATATCAAGTATATCCCGTCTACTTGTATGCATAGAAGTTTTCTTTAAGAACTGTTCATCAGAGATTATATCAGAAATAACCTTGGTTGATGAGGAATCTAACAGAGCCTTCGATTCTGCTGACAAGACTGCTGTTGTAAATGAGAG CCCCTTGACATCCTCTGATGATGTGCCAACACTAGTTCCGATGGAGTCGATTGTTTCTTTAGAACCTGGTCAGACGACAAGAAGGATTCTTCAAGTTCGCTTTCATCACCATCTATTGCCTTTGAAGCTAGCTTTATATTGTGATGGGAAGAAGCTTCCAATTAAGTTGCGGCCTGATATTGGATATTTTGTAAAACCCTTACCAATGGATGTTGAAGTCTTCATCGATAAAGAATCTCATCTCCCAGGGATGTTTGAATATGCAAGGAG TTGCACTTTCACTGACCACATTGTGGAGCTAAACGAGGAGAATGGGGATAGCTTGTTAGTCAAAGACAAATTTCTTGCAATTTGTGAGAGCTTAGCTCTAAAAATGCTTAGCAATGCAAATCTTTGTCTCGTATCTGTCGATATGCCCATTGCTGCTAACCTAGATGATGCATCGGGTTTGCGCTTACGGTTCAGCTCTGAAATCTTGAGTAGttcgattccttgtttaattacCATTGGCGTTGAAGGTAAGTGCACTGATCCATTAAACTTATCCATTAAAGTAAACTGTGAAGAAACTGTTTTCGGCCTAAATCTGTTGAACAGAATAGCAAATTTCTTAGTTGAGCCTACCCTTTCTTAA
- the LOC108453177 gene encoding AP3-complex subunit beta-A isoform X1 yields the protein MFPQFGATAETLSKASTMVFRIGTDAHLYDDPDDVSIAPLLDSKFDSEKCEALKRLLALIAQGFDVSNYFPQVVKNVASQSLEVKKLVYLYLLHYAEKRPNEALLSINCFQKDLGDPNPLVRAWALRTMAGIRLHVIAPLVLVAVGKCARDPSVYVRKCAASALPKVHDLRLEEHTLAIEEIVGMLLNDRSPAVVGAAAAAFASVCPYNLSLVGRNYRKLCEILPDVEEWGQIVLIGILLRYVIARHGLVKESIMFSLQYTESSHSAKDGSDVDFGLVKESTDLSGTCDSEFLNTISRCYMEGPDEYLSRSSYANRESFELNGAQFTSGKSNDDVKILLYSTSPLLWSNNSAVVLAAAGVHWVMAPKEDVKRIIKPLLYLLRSSNASKYVVLRNIQVFAKAMPSLFAPYFEDFFIFSSESYQIKALKLEILSYIATDSSISSIFKEFQDYIRDPDRRFAADTVAAIGLCVQRLPKMAHICVDGLLSLTRQEFVTKDFGFEDQEAGILTQVIMSIKSIIKKDPPSHEKVIIQLVRSLDSVKVPAARAMIIWMVGEYSSLGEIIPRMLTTVLKYLAWGFPSEAPETKLQILNTVCKVLEGATGDDLWTFKKIFSYLIELAECDLNYDLRDRTRLLKKLPSCNLVSLGLEEGTNDLPGNDLLHIVAECILGRQTRKVKPKSFSYRYYLPGSLSQIVLHAAPGYEPLPKPCSLLLDDLNVAEGTSEMKRAADYSGTDDYGSSSDPSDEESASDYDSQRSVTESSGGDHGDDSEFTSEGNDNADPLIQISDIGNASENQNGVSQSSPANLGELMSNRALESWLDEQPGSSNPCLPKQSQVRISSARISVGDVGKQVKQKSYSLLDPASGNGLKVDYSFSSEISSISRLLVCIEVFFKNCSSEIISEITLVDEESNRAFDSADKTAVVNESPLTSSDDVPTLVPMESIVSLEPGQTTRRILQVRFHHHLLPLKLALYCDGKKLPIKLRPDIGYFVKPLPMDVEVFIDKESHLPGMFEYARSCTFTDHIVELNEENGDSLLVKDKFLAICESLALKMLSNANLCLVSVDMPIAANLDDASGLRLRFSSEILSSSIPCLITIGVEGKCTDPLNLSIKVNCEETVFGLNLLNRIANFLVEPTLS from the exons ATGTTTCCACAGTTCGGAGCGACTGCGGAGACGTTGAGCAAGGCGTCGACGATGGTGTTCCGGATCGGAACCGATGCTCACCTCTACGACGATCCGGATGACGTCAGCATAGCTCCGCTTTTAGATAGCAAATTCGATTCGGAGAAGTGTGAGGCTCTCAAGCGACTCCTCGCTCTCATCGCTCAAGGCTTCGACGTCTCCAATTACTTCCCTCAG GTTGTTAAAAACGTGGCATCTCAATCTTTGGAAGTAAAGAAACTTGTTTATTTGTATCTACTGCATTATGCTGAAAA GCGTCCCAACGAAGCATTGTTGTCAATTAATTGTTTCCAGAAGGATTTGGGGGACCCTAATCCCTTGGTGAGAGCATGGGCACTTCGCACCATGGCTGGAATTCGTCTTCATGTTATTGCACCTCTTGTTCTGGTGGCTGTGGGCAAGTGTGCTAGAGATCCATCTGTCTATGTTAGAAAATGTGCAGCTAGTGCTCTTCCAAAAGTACATGATTTGCGCCTAGAGGAACATACCTTGGCAATTGAAGAG ATTGTTGGGATGTTGTTAAATGACCGCTCCCCTGCCGTAGTTGGTGCTGCTGCTGCTGCATTTGCTTCTGTTTGTCCATATAATTTATCTTTGGTCGGGAGGAATTATAGAAAGTTATGTGAGATTCTTCCTGATGTGGAAGAGTGGGGTCAGATAGTCTTGATTGGAATTCTTTTACGCTATGTTATTGCAAGGCATGGGCTAGTGAAAGAATCCATTATGTTTTCTCTGCAATATACTGAGAGCTCACATTCTGCAAAAGATGGTTCAGATGTTGACTTTGGACTAGTTAAGGAATCCACTGACTTGAGTGGGACATGTGATTCTGaatttttaaacacaatttcCAGGTGCTATATGGAGGGTCCGGATGAATATTTATCTAGGTCAAGTTATGCCAACAGGGAGTCCTTTGAATTAAATGGTGCACAATTTACATCTGgaaaaagtaatgatgatgtCAAGATCCTGCTTTATTCTACATCTCCCCTGTTATGGAGTAACAACAGTGCTGTGGTACTAGCAGCAGCTGGTGTACACTGGGTTATGGCACCAAAGGAGGATGTTAAGAGAATCATTAAACCACTCTTGTATTTGCTGAGATCCTCTAATGCCTCAAAATATGTG GTTCTACGCAACATTCAAGTGTTTGCTAAAGCAATGCCTTCTCTCTTTGCTCCATACTTTGAGGACTTCTTCATTTTCTCTTCTGAATCATATCAAATCAAAGCCTTGAAGCTTGAGATACTTTCTTACATTGCTACAGATTCATCCATTTCTTCTATTTTCAAAGAGTTTCAG GATTATATTAGAGATCCAGACAGGCGATTCGCTGCTGATACAGTTGCTGCAATTGGTCTATGTGTGCAACGGCTTCCAAAAATGGCACATATATGTGTAGATGGGCTGTTGTCTCTGACTAGACAGG AGTTCGTGACAAAAGATTTTGGGTTTGAAGATCAAGAAGCTGGTATTTTGACTCAGGTTATTATGTCTATAAAATCAATCATAAAGAAAGACCCACCAAGTCATGAGAAG GTTATAATTCAGTTGGTCCGCAGTTTGGATTCAGTCAAGGTGCCTGCAGCTCGTGCAATGATTATTTGGATGGTTGGAGAATATAGCTCTTTGGGTGAGATAATTCCTAGGATGTTAACCACGGTGCTGAAGTATCTTGCATGGGGTTTTCCTTCAGAAGCACCAGAAACAAAGCTTCAAATTCTTAACACAGTGTGTAAG GTTCTAGAAGGTGCAACAGGAGACGATCTGTGGACATTCAAGAAAATATTCAGCTATTTGATTGAATTGGCTGAATGTGATTTGAACTATGATCTTCGTGACCGAACTCGTTTATTGAAGAAACTTCCATCATGCAACTTAGTCTCTCTAGGACTGGAGGAAGGAACAAATGATCTTCCTGGAAACGACCTTCTGCATATAGTTGCTGAGTGCATATTAGGAAGACAAACAAGAAAAGTGAAACCTAAATCATTTAGTTACCGGTATTATCTGCCTGGGTCTCTCTCGCAGATAGTTCTTCATGCAGCTCCAGGGTATGAGCCTCTCCCAAAGCCTTGTAGTTTGCTCCTTGATGACCTCAATGTGGCTGAAGGAACGAGTGAAATGAAAAGGGCGGCCGATTACAGTGGGACAGATGATTATGGCTCATCATCAGATCCTTCAGATGAGGAAAGTGCTTCTGATTATGATTCTCAACGCTCAGTCACTGAATCTAGTGGCGGTGATCATGGCGATGACAGTGAATTTACTAGTGAAGGAAATGATAATGCAGATCCATTGATTCAGATTTCAGACATCGGCAATGCTTCTGAAAATCAGAATGGAGTTTCTCAGTCTTCTCCTGCTAATCTGGGGGAATTGATGTCGAATAGAGCTCTGGAGTCATGGTTGGACGAACAGCCTGGTTCATCGAACCCATGCCTGCCAAAACAAAGTCAAGTCCGAATATCATCAGCAAGAATATCTGTTGGGGATGTTGGAAAGCAGGTTAAACAAAAAAGTTATTCACTGTTAGACCCTGCTAGTGGAAATGGTTTGAAGGTGGATTATTCTTTTTCATCAGAAATATCAAGTATATCCCGTCTACTTGTATGCATAGAAGTTTTCTTTAAGAACTGTTCATCAGAGATTATATCAGAAATAACCTTGGTTGATGAGGAATCTAACAGAGCCTTCGATTCTGCTGACAAGACTGCTGTTGTAAATGAGAG CCCCTTGACATCCTCTGATGATGTGCCAACACTAGTTCCGATGGAGTCGATTGTTTCTTTAGAACCTGGTCAGACGACAAGAAGGATTCTTCAAGTTCGCTTTCATCACCATCTATTGCCTTTGAAGCTAGCTTTATATTGTGATGGGAAGAAGCTTCCAATTAAGTTGCGGCCTGATATTGGATATTTTGTAAAACCCTTACCAATGGATGTTGAAGTCTTCATCGATAAAGAATCTCATCTCCCAGGGATGTTTGAATATGCAAGGAG TTGCACTTTCACTGACCACATTGTGGAGCTAAACGAGGAGAATGGGGATAGCTTGTTAGTCAAAGACAAATTTCTTGCAATTTGTGAGAGCTTAGCTCTAAAAATGCTTAGCAATGCAAATCTTTGTCTCGTATCTGTCGATATGCCCATTGCTGCTAACCTAGATGATGCATCGGGTTTGCGCTTACGGTTCAGCTCTGAAATCTTGAGTAGttcgattccttgtttaattacCATTGGCGTTGAAGGTAAGTGCACTGATCCATTAAACTTATCCATTAAAGTAAACTGTGAAGAAACTGTTTTCGGCCTAAATCTGTTGAACAGAATAGCAAATTTCTTAGTTGAGCCTACCCTTTCTTAA